The following is a genomic window from Malus sylvestris chromosome 7, drMalSylv7.2, whole genome shotgun sequence.
ttactgacccactcaattttgttttgcgcccctccaagttctagTTAGTAGCGTTGGTGGCCTACGAGGATTCCCACGGTGTACTGACATACTACATAAATGTatgactcaccttcgggtgttgtaatttagttatggtcctacttgactgcacctagtacttatgctctgaatatgtgtgtttcacacttaaacttactctagcatgccagttggatattattgctagtatttggtttttatttcttcgtatttctcttatctattgcttccgtgtcgcacttttggttacgtcacactcacgtgacggccagtacgccttgattctaggatcagggtgtgtcaagACTTGTGGCCAGGAAGAGGCTGAAATACCTCTGTGAGTCTTTCCAACCTccagaagaggtggataaccgTAGCTTGCCACTAGTTGTCtccttttttaaagaaaaaaaaaagtatatagtTATACCAtgaaaatatattataaaataaaaaaaaagagcaatTTTTATCTCTAATTCTATGAAGATAGTCAACTTTAGAGGAACTTTAGTCTTCAAGCTAATTCCCATGACAAAATATTCTATTTAGTTCtctcaaatttttatatttgattttgtaaagaaatataaaaactattttttttttttggccaaaaaactaTTTCCAACATAATGTATTGATCTGAGCCTATCACTTATAGGAAAAATGCAAATGGAAAGTCCAATTTGATGAACCAAAATAGTACTGTGAAGATTTAACTAAATCAATTTGATAAACCAAAATCTTACTGTAAAGATTTTACTAAGTCATCAAATGATTAAatatcaaaacacaaacaattaCATTCATGTTGCACCACTTGTcacagtttatttatttttcattctaAAATTATCTCCATTTCCATGAAACAAGAAAGATTTTGTAATACAGAAGTTGTAGTGAAGATGGCAAGAGAATATCAAGAACAGATAAGCAGCTTCCACTCCCCATGACTCGTCGGACGACGTCTGAAGGCGATGCGATCATTGACCTTTTAgcgtaaaaatgtaatttttcgttaaaatatacgaaagcttttcgttaaagttcttttttatcaataaataaaatatcttGATCTTTTTAttagtacatcaatatttttagtcttctttaaaaaaaaaaagatttcagCCCTATTTTAGCTAATTAGGGaccagaacaaaagttttcctttatttttttaacaaataataagataattttattgaattcatttaaACTACGAGAAGAGATATCCAAACACAGAACCTCATGCGCATGAACGAGAATGCTCTTAACCATCATATACTAATTAAATTCCAAATACACCATAGTCATCAACATtccacaaaaaaattaaaaaaaaattaaaaagaaaaaaaagtcacGATCAACACCATATCTTCCGTTCCTCATCATCTATTCAAGCTCAAGAATTGTATTTACAAGAGCCGTGGCTTGGGTCGGTGGTGGTGATTTGTCCGGACCCAGAGAAATCACAGTTGAAGTCGTGACGGCCGTTAGCCTGGTAGTAAGCATTCATAAGGTAAGACGCGCGGGCTCTAACGTCGTTATCAAAGCAAGCGCCGCCTGGCTGGATGGACTTGCAATCAACTCCCGTGCTACAGACGTAGTCAATGTTTGATTGCAATGCTTGGTTGCTGGCTGCTGATTTTGCCACGCACCACTTCTTGCCTCCTGCTACCGGTGTTGTCGGCGTCGCTGGTGTTGATGGTTTTGCTGGTCCGGCAGGCTTTCCCGGAGTTGCACCATCCTAAATCACACAACGATTTAGTTTACATAAAGACTAACATCATTCTAGCATAACAATATAACATATGTAAGTCAAAATGTTTAAGACGGTATGTCCGCCACTCTgaaatatcgataaaaatacaTCTTCGgtacaaattcaaaatttgtaCGATGACAATCCAATTTGGTTAATATGTAACCTAACAAAGAACATGAAGTAACTACTAAAATTATATGTTTGCATCAAATGCCAATTCACATTCTAACATTTTTGCGTGATTACTTGTATATCCacaaattttgttcaacaaATAATGACaatgttttatttgtttcttgaCTCATTATGACACATAATTATTACATTTAAATTAGAAATTTACACATAATTAATAACCGAAAACTGATTATGTCTCTCTAACTagatgtaattttttattttgtgattcAATAAAGTTCACCTCGTTCGGCTTAGATTTTCCTAAAAATCATAACTTAAAACTAGGAACATTTTTGCTCCCCACtctaaacttttatgcatggtTAATTATTTGTCATGTGTCACTTAATCATGATtaatgtttttcacaaaataaaaaagtaacatTTAATATAAAAGTTTACTAAAATTAAATGAAAGAACAAATGATAAATGATTAGACGTATTCATGAACATGCATCTTAATTATAATGGCGAGCAAAAGTATTCGCCTAAAAGCTGAGATCATTTGTTAACTTTACACGTTATTTGGTGAACAATTTAATTCAACAAACAGTatgaattaaattaattttttttttttaattagatttttcagtgtgaccaaTATAGTTCATATCGCTAAACAAATAGTAAGATATgtatgctaaaaagttaataatttataaaataaaatttaccaCTATTCTTATTAAAATAAGTAATCTACCATCTATGTTCCTTAAAaatttcttgatttgatggGGTGCAGAAACGTTCCCTGcaacattatttaatttaacaCAAGAAACAAGACACCGAATCTAGAAAATTTGCTTAATCAACGGTGCATGTGACCGACATTTTAAAGTAAAAAGCCTACGaattaacaaataaatatttaatacagaaaaagacaaataaatatttaatcaaGAACCAACCTGTTGATTGCGCATAACCCCAGCATTGTAAACCGGAGTCATGTCCGGTTTGAACAGCCCAAAGTTCTTCTCAGCGGCCGAACCGGGTTTCTGGTTCTCATTAAACAAAGCAAAGATGTAAGTCTCGATCGTCCGGTTCGGCATCAATGGCGTACCCTTACCGGACTCAATATGCTTGATCAAGTTACCGTTGTAGTCCGCAGCGTTCTGAACCGAGCAGACTGGGAGCTCGCAAGCCGAAGGCCAACCGGTCTCGCCCGCAATCAAGTTCACGTCACCGAACCCGATTGCCTTGGCAGCTGAGTAAACCGCGTCCATCAACCCATCGAACATGTTAGTGTAAAACTTGCCCGTGAATTTATCGCGCACACCACTGTTGGGTCTGAAGAGAGCGTAGTTCTCCTTTTCGGGTGACCACCCGAAAAACGGGTACGGGTTAACCATGAAAGGCGACTTGGTCTGGCGACAGAACAGAAGGATTTGGGCCAGAATTCGATGCACCTCCGGTCTGAACCGGCCTGTGCTGGGCGGGTCGGAAGACAACATCATTCCGAGCGAGTGAGGGGTCGAGACCTTGACGTCCTTGATCCCCTCGCGGATCAAAGCGTTGTGGAAGGTCCTCATGGCAGGGACGAGGCTCGCCTTGAGAGCGTCGTCCCCCCAGTGGAGGACCTCGCTGCCCATGGCAATGTATTTGATTTTGGTTGCCGGGTAAAACGGCTTGACGTGATCAATGATCCAATGGCGAGCGGTGCGTAGATTTATGAGGCTCTGGATGTCTCCGTTGGGGATGGTAATCGTCAAGGAGATGTTGGTGTTGGCGAATGCCTTGATGATGTCGGGGTTGGCGTCGAAGAGTTTGACGGCGTCGATGTTGGTTTGGGTTTTGATGAAGTTGGCGACTTGGGCCGGTGGCGGGAGGTTGTCGGCGAGAGTACCGTAGTTTACGCCGATGGAGTAGGCTGTGGCGGCGAGCTGGACGAGgaggagaagggagagaaggTGCCTGGTGGTGGCCATggttgcttttttctttttgtggtGGTGTTTTGGGAGGCGGTGGATCCTCTCCTTTTCCTTTGTAGGATTGGGGTGTCGTTAACTTGGTAGTCGTATTTATAGTGGGGAAAGGGATAGGACATAAGGGGAAAGGGATAGGACATAAGAAGATAAGGGACGAATGGGATTGCGACACGTAGTTGGACAAATATCACTTTTGTTTGTGATTTGGGAAATGAATCTAatgaaaatttaaaagtaaaagacatgtaagttgatgatttgtttattacttaaattttgataaatataagacatattatttaatttataaattttgtttttaaatttagttccactttctttatccttattatttttatttactgCTAATTATGTTGAATTTTCTTGATGTAAGCTAATTGTTAAGATGAATTTGATCTTTTTATTGCACTTTCAGAACCTGAAAacaacaaaccctaaaacaaatTATCTATTTGGTCATATTACCATATAGATGATAGAAAAAAATTTATCAGACAGTTAGAATGGATATAAtcagagagcttaaggggagggatccccattttttgaaaaaaattgggaTTAGGTGTGGAGCccacttcacatcaaatttcaacgatccggaCCGTCtgttttgttagtctcgattcatagatcatccttgcaaaaattcaattcaatccgaaaccatttgcctatttaattatcaatatcaaatttcatattttcttatataacaaagtattcgtttatttccttgaacccaattagatgtcttaaatatttccaatttagctaatattttgcaaggatgatctatgaatcgagactaacaaaatagacggttcggatcgttgaaattagatgtgaagtgggccccacacctaatcccaattttttgaaaaaaatggggatctctccccttaagctctctgtGGATATAATATCACTGTTCTTTTTATCTCTTGTCTCTTATTATCAGGTAAAGAAAAAAATACGCCATAGCAAGTTCTCAGAGCCGTTGTTTGAATCAAAAAGCTCAAGGTAGAATCAAGTGCAATGCATAGAGAAGCATCTCTAGCTGCTGAGAAATTGAAATGTTAACTTTTGACTTTGGGTGATGATACATACCAACTCACCTTTGGCAGTTGACTGGGACAAAACTAGCCGTTGTTGTAAGATTCAAACATCGTTGTATTATACCCCATGTTCTTTTGGCAAAGATGGAATATGATATGATTTTTATATTGATGGTATTGCCACATTGTTACACTGCAGTGTTGTGAGTTTCTTTTGGAATATTTGTTTAAAACATCATTCAGATCGTCCACTCACAATACTATGCCTATAAATTAGTAACACCATATATGATATTAATTTCACACTCATCAATTTCTGTTACATAATCCCTAATCATATATGGTTAAATATATAGGAATTGGATATGCTCCGGACCTTAGTGTTCGGAGCCTAATGATCAATCCATCTAAATCGTTGATTGGTGTGTAAAAAAATCAGAATTGTTGATTTGTATGTAATAGGTCGGAAAAATAAGTTAATAAAAAccgttaaatttaatttgtgtgaTCCAAATTAGTTAATCCTTTATGCTTGGAACATTAAGTTCCAGAGCGGATTCAATTCCAATTATATAAACATTTGAGTGGCGTGTTTGATGATGGGTAGTCAAAAACAGATGTCATACTTGACCAGGACCAGAAGCTTTGGCATCCGATACCTCATCGTCATCCTTCCACCATCTTTGATACCACGCGTTTAAATCTCAGAGTGAGCAAAGCATCTCCAAAACTTCGATGTTCCAACTGGAAAGGATCTCTCTGGATCCTCTCCACCAAGTCTACCAAATCTACTCATTCGAgttattgaaatttaatttaacgaTTAAAGTTAGTATAATTTATAAAACCTTCCTGTTTATaattgttggatcaaattttcatAATCTGGATAGatgaatttggtgaatttggTGAAAGAATCTTTCGTTCCAACTGGGAACACGACAGAAATCTTTTGACCTAAACTTGCCCGTGTAGACACCGTGTTGGATTTCCATTGGCTGCCCAGAAAAATAATTGTCCAAAAGATGGGGCCGCGACAGAAAAAAATACGCTGGAATTGCGCACATTGATTTTGTTGTCATtttacttttcttcttttgttgtcAGGAAAGCAATAAAGTGATGTGTTCCGAGTCTGTTCACGCGGTTTCTAGTTTGTAACGTTGTAGACTAACGAGCGGGTGATGGTGAGGGCTAAAATGTCCAGAACACAAAGGTCGGCACGCATTTAGCACACAAGGCACTTACTCTTATTATTTTTCTGCAAGGTACCAAGAAacagtttcatttttttttttgtcaagttagatatttttttactacgttaaaaataaatttaacaaaaaaaaaactagtacaAGGCCCCAAATAAAAAACCATGTAAACAATTCCAAATAAAGTAAAAGGTCAAAACAAAATGAGAGTTGCAGTCCAAGATACAACAAGAAACTCACACAAGCTTAGGCCCAAAGGTTgcaaaaacaaacaacaaaaaaaacctaATCTCTACTAGCATAAACCACACTGTCGCCGCCGTCACATTCTCAGAGGAAACCAAACTCTGAACCTGAGAGAGTATACATCATATCAAAGTCTCATTCACGAACTcctgcaaatatatacaaacaaaataTCTTATGTGTAGAGACTGGCGCTAAAGGGGTATTTTACATACCAAACACTTGGCCTTGATGGGGATCCGACATGCCAATTGGGGGAAGGACAATGGATATGATATCCAATTTCTTATTGAAGCATACTGATCTTAGCACATGGTGGGATGGGGATGAAGTATCACAGCTAGGGAGGAGGGAGCAAGGAAAATTAAAAGATAGAAAGTAATAAAAGCAAGCCAAAAAGGCTAGATAAGGGGCATGAAGCTTGAATCTGAGACAAGTTCAGGGATAGTTGAGATCCAGCTTAGGAAAAACTGAGATAAAATTAAAGAGATAACCAATAATGAAAACGAAGGAAGGAGACTAGAAAGGGGGAAGGAAGAGGAGGTGGATGCAAGGAGGGGGAAGGGGCAGAGGAGATGATAagagaggaaaaggaagaaaggccaaagaagaaacaagggaatgagaagtaaaaagaggaaTAGCGGGCTGCCACCTACCCGAGCAAGAGCAAGGGGCAGCTTCTGAAACTTCAAACTAGGGGGGTGCTTATGAATCTAGAATTTGGAGTTCACATAGAGAGAAACTGCGTAACTGCAGCCCGCTTCGCCTTGTTTTCTTGTTAAGAGAGTTTCTATTTAGGGTTTCATAATTTTGTAGCCCGATTTGGATCGTCAGCCCAGCTGCTTAATATAATGGGATTGATTGGGATGATTCTGGTTGTTTATATGGTTTTTGGATTTAGTCCAATGCTGCCCTTGACAAATAAGAGCGACATGGATTTTGCTTAAACGAAATGAATTACAATAATGCTCAAGAAATACAACTCCAAAAGAAATAAACTTTGATTAACCTTAAGTTTAGACTTATAATTAGTCGTCTTCATTCTTTTTAAAGAGCATGAACAAATGGCTGACATGCAAACTATTCAGCTTGTTTTGGGGTAGCGCGTGATTATAGTAAACTTGGTGTGTATGACACCACATAAATTACATGCACACAATTTATGTCTTAGAAGGAGTTTATACCTTGTACATATTTGAATGACAAGGCATTTGCCTCCTTTCAAATGGAACATTAGTGTAAAACTCTAGCTTGGTTTTGTCTTTGTTTTTGGAAGTCATTGCATTACATATAGTTTTGATTGTTTGTGTGTATTTTCTATTTTGTCTAACTCTGTGATAATTTTTTAACTAgtgtcttttttattttattttattttattttttaaatgtagTTCTTGATTTTGACAATCACATTTGGAGTGAGTTCTATAATAATTGGTGATCCCGAATGACTTGTTACGGATGAGTTAACAACTTCTTTTTAATGTGTAAGCTGTGAGCATGGTAAAAAGAATTAGTGAAGCGAAACTtccacaactctctctctctctctctctgaaaaaGCTTCAAAAGAAAACCCTTCTCAGCCACCGACCCTAGCCTTTGGCTTTTGGGTCGGTGGCAGTCCTTATTCTCTCTTGCTTTCTTCtgcttttccttcttctcttccttttcttctctgtttctctgtttttttttatgagcTCTGTCTCATCTTTCTGAGCTCTTGTCTCAATTTTGTACCCGCTCCTCAACCAACTGTTGCTCACCGCCATCCCCCTTCTCCCTCCCCATCACACCCTTTTCTCCTACCTCATTCTTCATGCACTTCATCTTTTCCAACTCATAACCAGGAATTACATTTCGGAGTGTTGGGCTCTATCTTGACACGAggcctaaccttcaaagttcaCTATCAATCCAGCTTACCGGAAAAATTGGGCGAAGTGTGGAACAATTCACGTCAGAATAAGGGTGTTTTACACACCCCATTCGCCCTTCCCTTTCCTCCTATTACTTGTGGTGACTTTTATTGCAGGCGTGGCTATGGAAACTTTGGCTCTTGGTGGATTGACTTTGCGTAATACTCTCATGTCTAGTTTTTGGTTCGGGTGCATTTTTCAATTTGgtgttgtggagccaaaaaataatcaagaggcgacacatggatttttaggtgaagaggacaaaattaccctcgagacaCACCGGGTTTCTTACACGCGAGTAgcggagaatcatccatcaaccgagtcaagagtgcccaaaataggtaacaagttcaaatttatctcaTCCATTTTTACTCCATATCCTCTACAAGGAAAtcattccataaccttcaaaatcttccatataaattaaattaattaggctaattaatggattaattcctaattaatccattaatcatcAAATTAATCACCATTACACCCCAATGCTCTATACATAGGACTCCATTTTCTTTGAAAGACTaagtccacactcttgcaaaactccaaaaactctctaaacacttttctctctaaattctaactttggcatcagaggtttttcggccaaagccccctcattcatcgtgggcgcgtgaggcttttggccttgacccgaaggtgttaattgttttgtagttGCAATATTGTCCAagatgaaggaggaagaaatttgcatccacaaattggtactttcattgagagttgactccacactcgtagaagactctcgcatctaaggttttctattttcttgttcatttgtagattCCTCGTacattcttattattagaattttttatttgcaaaaattctttgataaaatgtaaaagagaagtaaaatggctagaaatttagagaattcaacaaatgaaaatttcaacattcaagagatgggaccacaacgatccacgaggctaaatgtgacaatAGGTGGAACGACACCACCACCATGAGTTTCCACCACGAGAACCACCACGATGGCCACccatggcgaggtccatggtgtcaCCACCATGACCCGAGACGTGCCATGCAAGACGTCTCACGACACTAGGGCCACGACCCGAGCCATGTCACGCCACGCCCAACGCAAGCTCAACACGTTGCCAagccgagcccaagcctcgcacccGCGTGCGTCATACGCCAAGCAACCTACTCTCGTGGCCTAGCCTGCTCCCGCGGCTCAGCCTACTCctatggcccagcctgctcccgtggtaTTCCAAGCAGCCTAaatcggcccaagactatctcaaccatccgaactaaccatcgagccgggggcattttcaccatGTTTCtccgcggatttgacatttcccaattcaaatctcgTGCTCGAagcctaccacacttccactgctcaaggaggcacattccttccaagctcttccaatccaaatggcgaacaacacttatcTCGCCATAGAGTTGACAAGCATTCTTGCACAAcaaacgaccttggtgaatcaacttttgcaaagcatcgagatccaacgtgccccggacgaggtgtcccgaagtaggataagggcagacgaacctttccagTAGCGTCCCGGTAAGTAGCCACGAGCCAAACGTTCGGGTAGTATACATTTCTGATTAGGCtctcgagatagcgtatactcccgtttTAGTGTGCAGAGAAGCAtgtactctcgactaggcctgATGAAAAGTATATACTCACGGTTGGGGCCAcactccgataatcaacatgagcagcctTCCAGACAAAGCATTCATTCGCGGCTAGGCTCGCAAAGAGTGTCCTCCAcgtcacatcggagtaggcaacaTGATGGACAGAGacaagcagtcactcaatccggctcaagttcaactggCAGCATGCGAAAAATTCCCTCGTTTGCCAGGTGTGGACCACATGCACCCCGCCATAGTGTAGACGCGCCAAGTACCAGAAAGACACACTAGCCCAACCACAAAAAACCGGGGGTAGGCTAAGGATTATTTCGGTTGTCCCAGCAATCCATCTTTCCTCAGCTGCACTCACGACAATGATttccatgctctccagtgcgagaggataaactaattgctatccagtgcgagagggtaaaccaattccccaacacccatatgggtttgctctccagtgcgagagggtaacgaattccccaacacccatatgggtctgcttACCAGTGCGAGAAGATAaattaattgctctccagtgcgagagggtaaaccaattctccggCACCCGTATGGGTCTCCTCTTCAGTGtgaaaggataaactaattgttctccagtgcgagaaggtaaaccaattccccgacacacATATGGGTCtactctccagtgcaagaggataaactaattgctctctagcgcgagagggtaaactaattgatctccagtgcgaaagggtaaactaattgcctccagtgcgaaagggtaaactaatttccCGACACTCATCTGGGTAAGCTTTCCAGTACGAGAAGGCCATATAGTTTAAAAGATCGAATGTTTGAAGATCAACTAGGCAGCAAATGGTCAGGGGGCAGCAGTTGAAAAGTGACATGTTTGTTAcgttattggaaaaaaaatttagatttcCATATTTACTTGTCTTATATGGGAAACTCATTAAATGACCATTCTATTGCATGCGTTTTGGGGTGAAGGGAAACAGGTGAAATGTGAGGTGCACTGCTAGCGTAACGTTTATGTGGACTGCTATTGTAACGGTTATGCTTGGTCTATATCAATTTATGTATTAAATCTTTACAACCGATTTTGTCCATATATGGAAATGGTGTTATCTAAATTTTGGATTCGTAATTATCTCTAATTTTGCACAAGTGCCCGTTAAGTATAAACAAATTAGCAATTTGCCCttaattttctctattttcaaataaaaaccGATATTGATCCTAGCTTCCAAAAAACACCCCTATGTTGGTTAAAGTGCCTTCTCAAATATTTTTTCAAATATATTCCTAATTACTAGGTAGAACCTatatcatgaattttttttgttaagtatATTCCTAATTTCTTAGGTAGAATACTATTCAGAGTAGTAAAGATTAaccctaaaataaaattataaatcaaACATAGACAGAGAGTGACAACAAGTATAGATTTAAAgcgtttttaaaatttattatttttttcatttgccTATAACCGTACAAGTACTGTTTTGGAAGTTGTAAAACCGTACAAGTGGTTAGCCGTCAAAGCCGAGTGCTTTTATAATAAAATCTTACCTAGAAGTTTCAAATTGTTACATGTGAGCGTGCTAATATTACGGCATGCCATATGCATGAACTCTTTTATTTCATGTACTAACGTGCGCTTACATTACTTATACTTCTGTAAGTACGCCGATATAAAAAAGTTTGGATCTACTATTCACTCATCTCATGCCACTAAGTTAAAGCTCAAAAACACTAATGTATGCTTAATTAAAAGCTAACATGCAAAGAGCAATAAGTGATTGAATAAACATATGTGGTATGTAGTGaatattaatttgttttgcCAATATATTTTCCAACCCCATATGTAATTTTCATATGTATTATTCGTGGTAAATAAACACAAGCACCCATATTATGTAGGTTAATATTTTTCTGGCCACTTGGATATTTAGCAAATAGAACAATATACCAAGGGCATGAACGAAATCAAACTTTTATAAGGTACTTAGTGGCAAAGTTGACAACGAATGCATTTACACATTTGGATATAAATAGGGGATGGgggttgagtaactcagaaccGCACCATAAGCTCTAAAAGAAGATGTGCACCAGAGAAGTTGAAGTAGAAGATGCACCATATAAACTGATCTGATCTTCAGCTTCAACTTCTACAGGTACGCATCTTTTATTAGACCTTACAAGAAAGATGCAGCGACTTCTATTAGACACAGACGGGATATAAATAGGGGAGGGGGTTGAGTTACTCAGCGAAGAACCAAAAGCTCTAAAAGAAGATGCACCATAAGCTCTGATCTTCAGCTTCCACTGCTTTTGGTGCATCTTTTATTAGACCTATAACAAAGGTGGATCGACTTCTATTAGATGCAACATCTAGACGCAGCAACCACATATAAGAAAAAGGAAGATATAGTAGTTAGGAAGTGGAAGATGAATCAATAGAGGAGGgacaattgaaagaaaaaacggTGATGGTAAAAGTAAAGATGGAGACAGCAAAAATGGGGGAGCTAGAAAACTGTtcgatgaagatgatgatttaCAGAGGCTGCTGTGCGGTGAATGCCCTggacatcttcatcttcattgaACTGTTCTAGCGCACCCATATTTGTTGTCTCCCTCGGTACTTCTACCATCACAGTGTCCTCTCTTAATTCTCCCTCCTCTAGTGATTCATCTTCCACTTCTCCCTCCTCTAGTGATTCATCTTCCACTTCCATTTTAACTACTAtatctttctctttttatagGGGAGGCGAGGAGGAGTGGCGCGAAGCCCTTTACGTACATCCACCCTCTACGTACGTATCTTATGAGTTATGAGGACTCTAATGGCCTTCTGAATTAGGGCAAGATTAGTTAATTGTTAGTGTGTTTTTCTGGGACGACAGGTGATAGTGAGTTTTATGTACTTTTGTACTCTgtaaccaaaaaaagaaaataagaaaaagactATGGTTTGTAGGCAGAAGCTAAGCCTGTTTGGTATCTTACCAAAAAACTTTGGTTGttcttaaaaataattttcaaataacaTCACTTAAAAATAGTATTCTTTTAagtctcaaaatttcaaaaatctgtttggttgaatttttaaaaataatgtttttagtttgaattcaaacttcCTTGAACAAAAAATGGAGGAGAGAAAGAATtgggaaagagaaaagaaagaggaaataGTTGGTGAGGGGAGAGAAAGACAAGGAGAGGACGAGGAGGATAGGgagagcaaaaaattacggtGAGGAGATGAGGagtgagaagaaagagagtgtAATGAGAGAGAGACAAGACAAAGGCTgaggagaaagaaaaaacaaggtGTGACGTggggagagaagaaagagagggtTGAGAGCGAAAAAAGAGAGGGTTACGAATGAGCAAAAGAAGATGTTGAGGAGAGagtataaaaactctaaaaactcacttttagtgtttttaaaaAATAGCTTATGCTTTTAAATTAGTTTTGAATCCAATTTTTAAAAAGAGTTCTACCAAACAATAATTCAAAATCTAAAACTCAAAaagtgtttttgagttaaaaaattgaacttaagTGGAATACTAAACAAGCCCTAATGTTCTTTTCCTTATTATTTCATCAGGA
Proteins encoded in this region:
- the LOC126630507 gene encoding glucan endo-1,3-beta-glucosidase-like, giving the protein MATTRHLLSLLLLVQLAATAYSIGVNYGTLADNLPPPAQVANFIKTQTNIDAVKLFDANPDIIKAFANTNISLTITIPNGDIQSLINLRTARHWIIDHVKPFYPATKIKYIAMGSEVLHWGDDALKASLVPAMRTFHNALIREGIKDVKVSTPHSLGMMLSSDPPSTGRFRPEVHRILAQILLFCRQTKSPFMVNPYPFFGWSPEKENYALFRPNSGVRDKFTGKFYTNMFDGLMDAVYSAAKAIGFGDVNLIAGETGWPSACELPVCSVQNAADYNGNLIKHIESGKGTPLMPNRTIETYIFALFNENQKPGSAAEKNFGLFKPDMTPVYNAGVMRNQQDGATPGKPAGPAKPSTPATPTTPVAGGKKWCVAKSAASNQALQSNIDYVCSTGVDCKSIQPGGACFDNDVRARASYLMNAYYQANGRHDFNCDFSGSGQITTTDPSHGSCKYNS